In Zalophus californianus isolate mZalCal1 chromosome 4, mZalCal1.pri.v2, whole genome shotgun sequence, the following proteins share a genomic window:
- the GML gene encoding glycosyl-phosphatidylinositol-anchored molecule-like protein, with amino-acid sequence MIFFSVSLGLNVRELYVYKNCTSNCTFLYPSETPPEAPRILKTNSFYFVHCCNSMSCNDGGPTNFERDILPDYTIEEELEGTVRLGESTFFLSVASILVSNTLT; translated from the coding sequence atgattttcttctctgtatctctAGGTTTGAATGTTCGGGAACTATACGTTTACAAGAACTGCACATCCAACTGCACTTTTTTATATCCATCCGAAACACCTCCTGAAGCCCCGAGAATCCTTAAAactaatagtttttattttgttcattgttgtaaTTCTATGAGTTGCAATGACGGAGGACCTACTAATTTCGAGAGGGATATCCTACCTGATTATACAATTGAGGAGGAGTTAGAGGGAACTGTGCGCCTGGGAGAGTCAACATTTTTCCTGAGCGTTGCCTCCATCCTAGTCAGTAATACACTGACATGA